One region of Eupeodes corollae chromosome 1, idEupCoro1.1, whole genome shotgun sequence genomic DNA includes:
- the LOC129939944 gene encoding ethanolaminephosphotransferase 1: MTLQEIIDYTYLTKEHLTGFDNYKYSARDTSPLSIYVMHPFWDWIVKFFPRWIAPNLMTFLGFLFTFLNLVFLSFYDWNFFASSGDPGYTPIPQWVWLCTAINIFLAYTLDGIDGKQARRIGLAGPLGELFDHGLDSYTAVLIPTCLYSIFGRCDASIPPIRMYYICMMVFFNFYVSHWEKYNTGVLYLPWGYDFSMWGSTTMYLITWWYGVGFWKRDLPFGIPLGIAMEFLLHVSAMANMPMVVINVYNSYVQKTGKMRPFEEAVRPLYPFAFYMVILLVWPWISPSNIAETDPRALFMLSGTIFSNISCRLIVSQMSNTRCEAFHWMTPIFVICIAFGLWISFFERFILYVLLIATTLAHWHYGASVVNQMCEHFNRVCFKVTPKHPKKDAEPSLRAD; encoded by the exons ATGACGCTTCAGGAAATCATAGATTACACCTACCTGACGAAGGAACATCTCACCGGATTCGACAACTACAAG TATAGTGCTAGGGACACATCGCCCCTAAGTATCTATGTTATGCACCCCTTTTGGGACTGGATTGTTAAG TTTTTCCCTAGATGGATTGCGCCGAACTTGATGACGTTTCTCGGATTCCTATTTACGTTTCtcaatttggtttttctatCGTTTTACGATTGGAATTTCTTTGCCAGCTCAGGTGATCCAGGCTACACACCCATTCCGCAGTGGGTTTGGTTGTGTACAGCGATAAATATCTTCCTGGCGTACACTCTGGACGGCATTGATGGCAAACAGGCGCGTCGCATTGGTCTAGCAGGACCTTTGGGTGAACTTTTCGATCATGGATTAGATTCCTATACGGCCGTGCTTATTCCCACGTGCTTGTATAGTATATTTGGTCGTTGCGATGCTTCCATTCCACCCATTCGAATGTACTACATTTGTATGATGGTGTTTTTCAATTTCTACGTATCCCATTGGGAGAAGTACAATACTGGAGTGTTGTATTTGCCATGGGGCTACGACTTTAGTATGTGGGGATCGACTACAATGTACCTGATTACCTGGTGGTATGGTGTTGGATTCTGGAAGAGAGATTTACCATTTGGCATACCATTAGGGATTGCTATGGAGTTTTTGCTACATGTTAGTGCGATGGCTAATATGCCAATGGTTGTCATAAATGTTTACAA ttcgtATGTACAGAAAACTGGAAAAATGCGACCTTTTGAAGAAGCAGTTCGTCCATTATATCCATTTGCCTTTTATATGGTAATATTACTAGTTTGGCCTTGGATATCACCGTCGAATATTGCCGAAACTGATCCACGAGCTTTGTTTATGTTGAGCGGAACGATATTTAGTAATATTAGT tgCCGACTTATCGTTTCCCAAATGTCCAATACTCGTTGTGAAGCCTTCCATTGGATGACTCCgatatttgtaatttgtatcgCGTTTGGTCTTTGGATTTCATTTTTCGAACGATTTATATTATATGTATTGTTAATTGCTACAACATTAGCTCATTGGCATTATGGAGCCAGTGTAGTTAATCAAATGTGTGAACATTTCAATCGTGTATGTTTTAAAGTGACACCAAAGCATCCAAAAAAAGATGCTGAACCTTCATTAAGAGCTGATTGA
- the LOC129941961 gene encoding uncharacterized protein LOC129941961 — protein MISPLYSGNGNAKSQSSKSSSGGQLWLLMETFLLQTLGFPECDSRLGGTPLYYLPGFSNRSLSWFALEIYNRTAPFFFGRHHLHHRQQNCKSSLWWAFCVVKVIWYSGCKGFAWFRSVSVIRWMNVKVCTYKFVSSPSTMHHRKMVI, from the exons ATGATATCACCTCTCTATTCAGGCAATGGCAACGCAAAGTCGCAAAGCAGCAAGAGCAGCAGCGGCGGCCAGCTATGGCTACTAAtggag ACTTTTCTTCTTCAAACCCTGG GTTTTCCAGAATGTGACTCTCGGCTCGGCGGTACACCTCTTTATTATCTTCCTGGTTTTTCGAATCGAAGTTTAAGTTGGTTTGCTTTGGAAATTTATAACAGAACTGCACCTTTTTTCTTTGGtcgtcatcatcttcatcatagGCAGCAGAATTGTAAGAGTTCTCTTTGGTGGGCATTTTGTGTGGTAAAAGTGATTTGGTATTCTGGATGCAAAGGCTTTGCGTGGTTTCGGTCAGTTTCGGTTATTCGATGGATGAACGTTAAGGTATGTACCTACAAGTTTGTCTCCTCTCCGTCCACAATGCATCATAGGAAAATGGTCATATGA
- the LOC129941960 gene encoding probable serine/threonine-protein kinase tsuA, producing the protein MWRIIICAVLLLVATAANGQQLEEKPTSNIVEKEKDPPPPASALGETTVIIQELSTTPPSLPTNKPTEIPSQLASEVTKPPLEVESPSATLPVEQSEEENTIVDPKRRVITYDQRQEGQYNIRADLENFMIVFIPPSPVDGVNLIDLLSKSTKRTKSSHKKYHPESGSKYRQSLKSGAGSQNFNFLARHHQSQQSQSPHIIIEEHQPSARIAEYIEGRTPYRVDISSTHSDLEQLQQEHHQHQQQQQQFQQQQPHGPQVDVLPPPYPLSYHHLIKPFHLEAEPTVIQALPPQSAQQNSGSKFMDSNGNFFRMARAIQGGLYGLLSLDSNRVQPRQRTIFDEQLLSTLDDDDSDDNEEVGESRTVDLPLTNDRLEEAVHNYVYPPLNPLRFNPEILDLHSRSMHSSSQYPKYPRPIQNGNANANNDDDDDDNDNTSISESSNSNESAKTTEIELKLLGATEECGPDRKRDSYGICRFAEGY; encoded by the coding sequence ATGTGGCGAATAATTATTTGCGCAGTGTTGTTGCTGGTAGCCACAGCAGCTAATGGACAGCAGTTGGAAGAGAAACCTACATCAAATATCGTCGAAAAAGAAAAGGACCCACCGCCACCGGCATCAGCACTTGGAGAAACCACAGTTATTATCCAAGAGCTATCAACTACGCCACCTTCTCTGCCAACCAACAAACCAACTGAAATTCCTTCCCAGCTTGCTAGTGAAGTTACAAAGCCTCCACTTGAAGTGGAATCACCTTCTGCAACCCTCCCAGTCGAACAATCAGAGGAAGAAAACACAATTGTCGATCCAAAGAGACGAGTTATCACCTACGACCAGCGGCAAGAGGGTCAATACAACATTCGAGCTGACCTAGAAAATTTCATGATcgtcttcattccaccaagccCGGTGGATGGCGTGAATTTAATCGATCTCCTATCGAAATCCACAAAACGAACCAAGTCGTCTCACAAGAAATACCATCCGGAATCTGGTTCCAAATACCGGCAGTCACTAAAGTCAGGAGCAGGAAGCCAGAACTTCAATTTTCTAGCACGCCATCACCAGTCTCAGCAATCTCAGAGTCCTCACATCATCATTGAGGAGCATCAACCTTCGGCAAGAATTGCAGAATATATCGAGGGAAGAACTCCCTACAGAGTTGACATCTCCAGCACTCATTCTGATCTGGAACAACTGCAGCAGGagcatcatcaacatcaacagcaacaacaacagttCCAACAACAGCAGCCCCACGGACCCCAAGTCGACGTTCTACCACCGCCCTATCCACTATCCTACCATCATTTGATAAAACCGTTCCATCTAGAAGCTGAACCCACAGTGATTCAAGCCCTACCCCCTCAATCTGCTCAACAGAATAGTGGCAGCAAGTTTATGGACTCCAATGGCAACTTCTTTCGAATGGCCCGAGCCATCCAGGGTGGACTCTATGGCCTGTTGTCGTTAGACTCCAATCGGGTCCAGCCACGGCAGCGCACTATATTTGACGAACAACTCCTTAGCACcctcgatgatgatgatagtgACGACAACGAAGAAGTAGGTGAATCACGTACAGTCGATTTGCCATTGACAAATGACAGACTCGAGGAGGCTGTCCACAACTACGTCTATCCACCACTAAATCCGTTACGTTTCAATCCGGAAATCCTGGACTTGCACTCCAGGTCAATGCATTCATCATCACAATACCCCAAGTATCCAAGACCCATTCAAAACGGTAACGCTAATGCcaataacgacgacgacgacgatgacaatGACAACACCAGCATCAGCGAGAGCAGCAACAGCAACGAGAGTGCAAAAACAAcggaaattgaattgaaactaCTTGGGGCTACAGAAGAATGTGGACCGGATAGAAAGCGAGATAGTTATGGGATTTGCCGATTTGCTGAGggatattaa